The following coding sequences are from one Pseudomonas mendocina window:
- a CDS encoding proline/glycine betaine ABC transporter permease: MSDKKLDLGSWVNDVVQHLLDNYSGAFDSIGKLVSGFSEGIEALLMLPPAWLLIAIFVALGLWRIGARFAIFTAVAFILIVMTGFWEQTVVTLGLTFSSTLISLLLGIPLGIWAAKSERVATIIRPILDFMQTMPAFVYLIPAAMLFGLGRVPGIIATVIFAMPPAVRLTSLGIRQVNKEIVEAGQSFGCTSSQLLFKVQLPNAMPSIMAGVNQTIMMALSMVIIASMVGAGGLGNDVLASIQRLDIGLGFESGMAVVLLAIILDRITESFGTKQTAKRGIFAWFSGKLQRQSS, encoded by the coding sequence ATGAGTGACAAGAAACTCGACCTCGGTAGCTGGGTCAACGACGTCGTCCAGCATCTGCTGGACAACTACAGCGGCGCCTTCGACAGCATCGGCAAACTGGTCAGCGGCTTTTCCGAAGGCATCGAAGCCCTGCTCATGCTGCCGCCAGCCTGGCTGCTGATCGCCATTTTCGTCGCCCTCGGCCTGTGGCGCATCGGCGCACGCTTCGCAATCTTCACCGCGGTGGCCTTCATCCTCATCGTCATGACCGGTTTCTGGGAACAGACCGTGGTGACGCTCGGCCTGACCTTCTCCTCGACGCTGATCAGCCTGCTGCTGGGCATCCCGCTGGGTATCTGGGCGGCCAAGAGCGAGCGCGTGGCGACCATCATCCGGCCGATCCTCGACTTCATGCAGACCATGCCGGCGTTCGTCTACCTGATCCCGGCAGCCATGCTCTTCGGCCTGGGTCGTGTGCCCGGCATCATCGCCACGGTGATTTTCGCCATGCCGCCGGCCGTGCGCCTGACCAGCCTGGGCATCCGCCAGGTGAACAAGGAAATCGTCGAAGCCGGCCAGTCCTTCGGCTGCACCAGTTCCCAGTTGCTGTTCAAGGTGCAACTGCCCAACGCCATGCCCTCGATCATGGCCGGGGTCAACCAGACCATCATGATGGCCCTGTCGATGGTGATCATCGCCTCGATGGTCGGCGCCGGCGGCCTGGGTAACGATGTACTGGCGAGCATCCAACGTCTCGACATCGGTCTAGGCTTCGAGAGCGGCATGGCCGTGGTGCTGCTGGCGATCATCCTCGACCGCATCACCGAAAGTTTCGGAACCAAGCAGACAGCCAAACGCGGCATATTCGCCTGGTTCAGTGGCAAGCTGCAGCGCCAGTCCAGCTAA
- a CDS encoding ABC transporter substrate-binding protein — MNRLTRWLLAISLVCTTGLQAAEAERCELVRLSDVGWTDITMTTAVARLVLGEIGYRTQIKRMSLPDTYRSLSEGQLDVFLGNWMPAQSEQVQPHLDSGKIEKLHTNLPTVRYTLAVLTPGYDAGLKDFADIHRFKDELGGQIFGIEPGNEGNEMIKGMIRDNVFGLRGFTLVESSESGMLNHVERAQRLGKWAVFLGWEPHPMNERLKMNYLAGGDDYFGPNYGAAQVNTVARGNFSQQCPNLARLFRNMTFTIAAENQLMSAVLEGNTNRRRVAKDWIENNPQMIAAWLDGVTRYQGAPITKVFDIPLSAND; from the coding sequence ATGAACAGACTCACCCGCTGGCTGCTCGCAATCTCCCTTGTCTGCACCACCGGCCTGCAGGCCGCCGAAGCCGAACGCTGCGAGCTGGTACGCCTGAGCGATGTCGGCTGGACCGACATCACCATGACCACCGCCGTGGCGCGCCTGGTTCTGGGCGAAATCGGCTACCGCACGCAGATCAAACGCATGTCGCTACCCGATACCTACCGCAGCCTGTCCGAAGGTCAACTGGATGTCTTCCTCGGTAACTGGATGCCGGCGCAGAGCGAGCAGGTACAGCCCCACCTGGACAGCGGCAAGATCGAGAAACTGCACACCAACCTGCCAACGGTGCGTTACACCCTCGCAGTGCTCACACCCGGCTATGACGCCGGACTCAAGGACTTCGCCGACATCCATCGTTTCAAGGACGAGCTGGGCGGACAGATCTTCGGTATCGAGCCGGGCAACGAAGGCAACGAGATGATCAAGGGCATGATCCGCGACAACGTCTTCGGTTTGCGCGGCTTCACCCTGGTGGAGTCCAGCGAAAGCGGCATGCTCAACCATGTCGAGCGTGCCCAGCGCCTGGGTAAATGGGCGGTTTTCCTCGGTTGGGAACCGCACCCGATGAACGAGCGTCTGAAGATGAACTACCTGGCCGGTGGCGACGATTATTTCGGCCCCAACTACGGAGCGGCTCAGGTCAATACAGTGGCGCGTGGCAACTTCAGCCAGCAGTGTCCCAATCTGGCTCGGCTATTTCGCAACATGACCTTCACCATTGCCGCAGAAAACCAGCTGATGAGCGCCGTACTGGAAGGCAATACCAACCGGCGCCGTGTGGCCAAGGACTGGATCGAGAACAACCCGCAGATGATCGCGGCCTGGCTCGATGGCGTGACCCGCTATCAGGGCGCGCCCATTACCAAGGTCTTCGACATACCGCTATCCGCAAATGACTGA
- a CDS encoding GlxA family transcriptional regulator, translating into MSQFTQGAQPQNRVAQSIGFLLLDNFTLISLASAVEPLRMANQLSGKELYRWHTLTHDGLPVCASDGLQITPDAAMQNAPALDAVIVCGGVDIQHSVKREHVSWLQLQARQGRQLGAVCTGSWALAKAGLLDGYDCSVHWECLASMQEAFPRAAITTRLFSIDRNRNTSSGGTAPMDMMLHLIGQLHGRELAAGISEMFIYERIRNEQDHQRVPLKHMLGSNQPKLQEIVALMEANLEEPIDLDELACFVDISRRQLERLFQKYLHCSPSRYYLKLRLIRARQLLKQTSMSIIEVASVCGFVSTPHFSKCYREYFGIPPRDERAGQSGSNLVVLLPIPEHQVNSSAVLALNRAQGESTFASVRI; encoded by the coding sequence ATGTCGCAGTTCACTCAAGGGGCACAACCCCAGAACCGTGTCGCCCAGTCCATCGGCTTTCTCCTGCTGGACAACTTCACCCTGATTTCCCTTGCTTCGGCGGTGGAACCCCTGCGCATGGCCAACCAGCTTTCCGGCAAGGAGCTGTATCGCTGGCACACCCTCACTCATGATGGTCTACCGGTCTGCGCCAGCGATGGCTTGCAGATCACCCCGGACGCCGCGATGCAGAATGCCCCGGCCCTGGATGCGGTGATCGTCTGTGGCGGCGTGGATATCCAGCACAGCGTCAAGCGTGAGCATGTCAGCTGGCTGCAACTGCAGGCGCGCCAGGGCCGTCAGCTGGGTGCGGTGTGCACCGGCAGCTGGGCGCTGGCCAAGGCTGGTCTGCTCGATGGTTATGACTGCAGCGTGCACTGGGAATGTCTGGCCTCGATGCAGGAAGCCTTCCCACGCGCCGCCATCACCACTCGCCTGTTCTCCATCGACCGTAACCGCAACACCAGCTCTGGTGGCACCGCGCCGATGGACATGATGCTGCACCTGATCGGCCAGCTGCATGGCCGTGAACTGGCTGCCGGTATCTCTGAGATGTTCATCTACGAGCGCATCCGCAACGAGCAGGATCACCAGCGCGTACCGCTCAAGCACATGCTTGGCAGCAACCAGCCGAAGCTGCAGGAAATCGTCGCGCTGATGGAGGCCAATCTGGAAGAGCCGATCGATCTCGACGAGCTGGCCTGCTTCGTCGACATCTCGCGTCGTCAGCTCGAGCGCCTGTTCCAGAAGTACCTGCACTGCTCGCCGTCGCGCTATTACCTGAAGCTACGCCTGATCCGTGCGCGCCAACTGCTCAAGCAGACCAGCATGTCGATCATCGAAGTGGCCTCGGTCTGTGGCTTCGTGTCCACCCCGCATTTCTCCAAGTGCTATCGCGAGTACTTCGGCATTCCGCCACGTGACGAGCGTGCTGGTCAGTCGGGTTCCAACCTGGTGGTGTTGCTGCCGATCCCCGAGCATCAGGTCAACTCCAGTGCCGTGCTGGCGCTCAATCGCGCTCAGGGGGAGTCGACCTTCGCCAGCGTGCGGATCTGA
- a CDS encoding glycine betaine/L-proline ABC transporter ATP-binding protein produces MQSGKIVVEHLYKVFGSNPQEAIDLLKEGWSKERILAEKGAVIGVSDVSFSVEEGEIFVLMGLSGSGKSTLIRLINRLVEPSGGDVYIDGQNVAKLPQSQLIDLRRRDMSMVFQSFALMPSRSVLDNAAFGLEVAGTGRKEREKRAMEVLKQVGLDTFAHKYPHELSGGMQQRVGLARALTVNPSMIIMDEAFSALDPLKRREMQDVLLELQKTHRRTIIFVSHDIEEAMRIGTRIGIMEGGKLIQVGTPQELIEKPANEYVRNFFDTVDTSRYLTAGQLKADSVPTYVHNGKAPDAAKICKELQALDKHYAFIVDEQNNFQGSISLEKIALMVDGDEPKPLETNALKQVVPVPEDMPLEDVISRLVDNEGPIPVVDADGHYCGAISKGRLLTRLQGESHE; encoded by the coding sequence ATGCAGTCTGGAAAGATCGTGGTCGAACACCTGTACAAGGTTTTCGGCTCAAACCCACAAGAAGCCATCGACCTGCTCAAGGAAGGCTGGAGCAAGGAGAGGATTCTGGCCGAGAAAGGCGCCGTGATCGGCGTCAGCGATGTGTCGTTCAGTGTCGAGGAGGGCGAGATCTTCGTTCTCATGGGCCTGTCCGGCTCCGGCAAATCCACCCTGATCCGCCTGATCAACCGTTTGGTCGAACCCAGCGGCGGCGATGTCTACATCGACGGGCAGAACGTGGCCAAGCTGCCGCAGTCGCAACTGATCGACCTGCGTCGCCGCGACATGAGCATGGTCTTTCAGTCCTTCGCCCTGATGCCTTCGCGCAGCGTACTGGATAACGCCGCCTTCGGTCTGGAAGTGGCCGGCACCGGGCGCAAGGAGCGCGAGAAGCGCGCCATGGAAGTGCTCAAGCAGGTTGGCCTGGACACCTTCGCTCACAAGTATCCGCATGAGCTTTCCGGTGGCATGCAGCAGCGCGTCGGTCTGGCCCGCGCGCTGACGGTCAACCCCTCGATGATCATCATGGACGAGGCCTTCTCGGCGCTCGACCCGCTCAAGCGCCGTGAAATGCAGGACGTGCTGCTGGAGCTGCAGAAGACCCATCGCCGCACCATTATCTTCGTCTCCCACGATATCGAAGAAGCCATGCGCATCGGCACCCGCATCGGCATCATGGAAGGCGGTAAGCTGATCCAGGTCGGCACCCCGCAGGAGCTGATCGAGAAGCCGGCCAACGAATACGTGCGCAACTTCTTCGATACCGTCGATACCAGCCGTTACCTCACCGCCGGCCAGCTCAAGGCCGACAGCGTGCCGACCTACGTGCACAACGGCAAGGCGCCGGACGCAGCGAAAATCTGCAAGGAGCTGCAGGCGCTGGACAAGCACTATGCTTTCATCGTCGACGAACAGAACAACTTCCAGGGCTCCATCAGCCTGGAGAAGATCGCCCTGATGGTCGACGGCGACGAACCCAAGCCACTGGAAACCAATGCCCTCAAACAGGTCGTTCCGGTGCCCGAGGACATGCCGCTGGAAGACGTCATCAGCCGCCTGGTGGACAACGAAGGGCCGATCCCGGTGGTGGACGCCGACGGCCATTACTGCGGCGCCATCAGCAAGGGCCGCCTGCTGACCCGACTGCAGGGGGAATCCCATGAGTGA
- a CDS encoding L-serine ammonia-lyase has protein sequence MAISVFDLFKIGIGPSSSHTVGPMRAAALFVAALRERELLERVQRIEVRLYGSLSATGVGHGSDRAVIMGLMGEWPDSIDPVQIAPRMATLLEYGELLLDGRLPIAFDWVRDMRLLDENLPYHPNAMTLIAEGEGGELHSDTYYSVGGGFVVDAAQAAGGRLDQDHTELPYDFSSGAELLRLCRQHGLRVSQLMLVNEKAWRSEAEIRAGLLKLWQAMQDCVTNGLREEGILPGGLSVRRRAAKLHRSLQELGKPNVIGSTMSAMEWVNLYALAVNEENAAGGRMVTAPTNGAAGIIPAVLHYYMRFNPDANDADVVDFLLAAAAIGILCKKNASISGAEVGCQGEVGSACAMAAAGLAEVLGATPEQLENAAEIGLEHNLGLTCDPVGGLVQVPCIERNAIAAVKAINAAQMALRGDGEHHISLDRVIRTMRDTGADMHDKYKETSRGGLAVSAIEC, from the coding sequence GTGGCTATCAGCGTTTTCGACCTGTTCAAGATCGGCATCGGACCGTCCAGCTCTCACACCGTGGGGCCGATGCGTGCGGCTGCATTGTTCGTCGCGGCGCTGCGCGAGCGGGAACTGCTGGAGCGAGTGCAGCGCATCGAAGTGCGTCTGTATGGCTCGCTGTCAGCCACCGGTGTAGGCCATGGCAGCGACCGTGCAGTGATCATGGGTTTGATGGGGGAATGGCCTGACAGCATCGACCCGGTGCAGATCGCCCCGCGCATGGCCACGTTGCTGGAGTACGGTGAGCTGCTGCTCGACGGTCGTCTGCCTATCGCTTTCGACTGGGTGCGTGACATGCGTCTGCTGGACGAGAACCTGCCCTATCACCCGAATGCCATGACCCTGATTGCAGAGGGTGAGGGCGGAGAGCTGCATAGCGATACCTATTACTCGGTTGGTGGCGGTTTCGTGGTCGACGCGGCGCAAGCCGCCGGCGGTCGACTCGATCAGGATCACACCGAGCTGCCTTACGATTTTTCCAGTGGCGCCGAGCTGTTGCGCCTGTGCCGCCAGCATGGTCTGCGCGTGTCGCAACTGATGTTGGTCAACGAAAAAGCCTGGCGCAGTGAGGCGGAGATTCGTGCCGGGCTGCTGAAACTGTGGCAGGCCATGCAGGATTGCGTGACCAACGGTTTGCGCGAGGAGGGCATTCTGCCTGGCGGACTGAGCGTACGGCGGCGCGCCGCCAAGCTGCACCGCAGCCTGCAGGAACTGGGCAAGCCCAACGTGATCGGTAGCACCATGAGCGCCATGGAGTGGGTCAACCTCTACGCATTGGCGGTCAACGAGGAAAATGCCGCCGGTGGGCGCATGGTTACCGCGCCTACCAATGGCGCTGCCGGGATCATCCCCGCGGTGCTGCATTACTACATGCGCTTCAACCCCGATGCCAACGATGCCGATGTGGTCGACTTCCTGCTGGCGGCTGCGGCAATCGGCATTCTGTGCAAGAAGAATGCATCGATTTCCGGCGCCGAAGTGGGTTGTCAGGGGGAGGTCGGCTCGGCCTGCGCCATGGCGGCAGCTGGGCTTGCCGAGGTGCTCGGCGCCACGCCCGAACAACTTGAGAACGCTGCCGAGATCGGCCTGGAACACAATCTCGGACTGACCTGCGACCCGGTCGGTGGCCTGGTGCAGGTGCCCTGCATCGAGCGCAACGCAATTGCTGCGGTGAAGGCGATCAATGCGGCGCAGATGGCGCTGCGTGGCGATGGCGAACATCACATCTCGCTGGATCGGGTGATCCGCACCATGCGCGATACCGGTGCCGACATGCATGACAAGTACAAGGAAACCTCACGCGGTGGTCTGGCCGTCAGCGCCATCGAGTGCTGA
- a CDS encoding electron transfer flavoprotein subunit beta encodes MTDLNIVALVSVGAHPTSGRPRRAEQDARAVELGLRLGGQNLQLLHAGDPQAEALRGYLGMGLEQLDVLEQPEGADALPLLVDYLQGSRTQLVLTGSQAETGEGSGMLPFLLAERLGWPMVVGLAEVEKVENGVAQVLQALPRGQRRRLKVRLPCVASVDNAAPVARQSAFGPARRGLIEAHEVTVVDDPLLASATLQPGKPRPKRLKVIKAKTGAERMKAATAKASGGGGQVLKDVSPQDGAEAIFKLLIEEGVLR; translated from the coding sequence ATGACTGATCTGAATATCGTCGCTCTGGTCTCGGTCGGCGCCCACCCGACCTCCGGCCGCCCACGCCGCGCCGAGCAGGACGCCCGCGCAGTGGAGCTTGGTCTGCGCCTGGGCGGTCAGAACCTGCAACTGCTGCACGCCGGCGACCCACAGGCCGAAGCCCTGCGCGGTTACCTGGGCATGGGCCTGGAACAGCTCGATGTGCTGGAGCAACCCGAAGGTGCCGATGCACTGCCACTGCTGGTCGACTACCTGCAAGGCAGCCGCACGCAGCTCGTGCTAACGGGCAGCCAGGCGGAAACCGGCGAGGGCTCTGGCATGCTGCCGTTCCTGCTGGCCGAGCGCCTGGGCTGGCCGATGGTCGTCGGTCTGGCCGAAGTGGAGAAAGTGGAAAACGGCGTGGCTCAGGTATTGCAGGCTTTGCCACGGGGTCAGCGGCGCCGGCTCAAGGTACGCCTGCCCTGCGTTGCCAGTGTCGACAACGCCGCGCCAGTCGCACGGCAGAGCGCCTTTGGCCCGGCCCGGCGCGGTCTGATCGAAGCTCATGAAGTCACGGTGGTAGATGACCCGCTGCTGGCCAGCGCTACCTTGCAACCGGGCAAGCCACGGCCCAAGCGCCTCAAGGTGATCAAGGCCAAGACGGGAGCGGAACGTATGAAGGCGGCCACGGCCAAAGCCAGTGGTGGCGGCGGCCAGGTACTCAAGGACGTCTCGCCACAAGACGGCGCTGAAGCTATCTTCAAACTACTTATCGAGGAAGGCGTCTTACGTTGA
- a CDS encoding choline ABC transporter substrate-binding protein — protein MKTIKTTAAIGLLSCALMQGAMAAEPASCKQVRFAEIGWADIAATTGVAMTLAEGLGYQPRKIMASVPIAFTGVKSGQIDVFLGYWAPSMDSVIEPFLKDNGVKVLEKANLEGAKYTLAVPSYAAEAGLKSFQDIAKFKDQLGGKIYGIEPGNDGNLLIDGMIKNNQFDLGDFRMVESSEAGMLVQVSRAIRKKEPVVFLGWAPHPMNTQYDITYLSGGDDVFGPDYGAAKVYTVVPPDYEARCANVGKLLNNLQFTVEIESQLMEKVLEKENPQNVAKEWIKANPAILDQWLSGVTTFDGQDGVAAVKKHVGL, from the coding sequence ATGAAAACGATCAAGACCACCGCCGCCATCGGCCTGTTGTCCTGCGCACTGATGCAGGGCGCAATGGCCGCCGAACCGGCTAGCTGCAAACAGGTTCGCTTTGCCGAGATCGGCTGGGCCGACATCGCCGCCACCACCGGCGTGGCCATGACACTGGCCGAAGGCCTGGGCTACCAGCCACGCAAGATCATGGCCTCGGTTCCCATCGCCTTCACCGGCGTCAAAAGCGGCCAGATCGATGTTTTCCTCGGTTACTGGGCGCCGTCCATGGACTCGGTGATCGAGCCCTTCCTCAAGGACAACGGCGTCAAGGTGTTGGAAAAAGCCAACCTCGAAGGCGCCAAGTACACCCTGGCCGTGCCGAGCTACGCCGCCGAAGCCGGCCTGAAGAGCTTTCAGGACATCGCCAAGTTCAAGGATCAGCTGGGCGGCAAGATCTACGGCATCGAACCGGGTAACGACGGCAACCTGCTGATCGACGGCATGATCAAGAACAACCAGTTCGACCTCGGCGACTTCCGCATGGTCGAGTCCAGCGAAGCCGGCATGCTGGTACAGGTGTCACGCGCGATCAGGAAGAAAGAGCCCGTGGTCTTCCTTGGCTGGGCGCCGCACCCGATGAACACCCAATACGACATCACCTACCTCTCCGGCGGTGATGACGTGTTCGGCCCCGACTACGGCGCTGCCAAGGTCTACACCGTGGTACCGCCAGACTACGAAGCGCGCTGCGCCAACGTCGGCAAACTGCTGAACAACCTGCAGTTCACCGTCGAAATCGAAAGCCAGCTGATGGAAAAGGTACTGGAGAAGGAAAACCCGCAGAACGTCGCCAAGGAGTGGATCAAGGCCAACCCGGCGATCCTCGACCAGTGGCTGAGCGGCGTGACCACCTTCGACGGCCAGGATGGCGTAGCCGCCGTCAAGAAACACGTCGGGCTGTAA